A stretch of DNA from Vanrija pseudolonga chromosome 6, complete sequence:
CGAGAGTGCGGGGGAAGCCGAGCGCTCAGTCTCGGATCCGTCGTTGTTGGTCGGAAGCGGAGGGAGCTCCTTGTCAAGGAAGGGGAGGTCGACCACCGTATCTGTCGGAGAAGGCTCGTCCGACGCCCAGGGACTCGAAAACACTGGCAGACTATATGTGCTTGCGTTGTCGCGCTGCCACGGAACCGACTCGGTGACATCCCTCGTCCAGTCGTAGACGTAgagcgagcgggccgaggtagggcggggcggcgatgCCTCTTGCTCCGCAGCACCTTGCCTCTGTCCCTTCCGCTCTTCAAACCACTTCGCCTCTCCCGGACCACGTGCAAAGTCGTACGTTCCCCTGACCGGACGAGGTCCCCAAGTCTTGGGGTCGGGCTTCTCCTTGGGCAGGCGAATAAACTTGGAGCTGTGGACTCCCTTTTCGATGGACGCCAATTTGACGCCAAGCGACTTCTTGGTGTCGACAGAAGTAGACGATCCACGGCGGATACGCTTGATCGGTCCCCATGACGACGGTGCGGGAATGGCAGGGAGGGACATGCCTTGGAGGGGAGAAAGGAGCGTCGTGGTTGACGCATTGCGGATGCTCCACGAACTCGGGGGCGAGTTGTGGCGGTCAGTCGAGGAAGCAATGGACGCGGTTGATCCGGGTGACACCTTTCTCGACAACTTTTGGTAGGGAGGAGGCGCAGGGGGAAGGGAAGCCAGGGAGGACGTGGGCGAGGAAACGACAATCGAGGCTTGGTCGGGCATCAGAGAGGTGGACGAGCCCAGCGGGGAGCTCTTCGATGGCTTGGCCGGTGCTTGCGACGAGCCACTGGTCGAGATTGAGATGTCTGGGCGGGCGAGCTTGGGCCGAGTGGTAGAGCTCTGAGAGGAGCTTCTGCAACGCCTTGGTGCCACATTGATATCCGTGAGAGACAGCGTAGACTCGATGGACCGCGTGATGAAGGGGTGGCGTGTCGAGTCTATGCTAGACCTTCCTTCAGACGACGGTGCAGCCGCAAGCTCAAGACTAGACGGCGACGCATCGCTCCCAACGGCAGTATCTTCCACCGTCACCTCGgggacgagcggcggcgacgacaggccTGAGAAGCGGAGGATACTCCtgggcgtcgggggcgggtCTGCATCAATCGACAGAGTGTTGTGGAGGAGCGACGGCGCCCTGGGGATCACTTCGggcccctcggcctcggcgaaTCGCACCGAGCGAATTGACGCAGGGCGGTTGGTGGTCGTTGTGTCGAAGGTCACCGCGCTCTCGCGGCGCGAACGGCTCTGCTGCACCGAGCTGAGGGAGCGGGGCcggccacgcgccgccgcggctgggGTAAGTGGCAGCGAGTGCGTCGAGCTGTTCCGCCCCAGCCGTTGTGGCGTTAACAGATCCGTAAGCGATACACTGCCGCCAGTGTTGGGCTGCACACGCGACTTCTTGCGGTGCTGCGACTGATGCCACGCGAGCGAGTACTTCTGGTACTGGTACGGTGTGAATGCTCCTTCTGTCGGCGCGAACGTCGGATCGGCCGTGTGGTCAGCAGTCGAAGTCGTACCACTCAggctggccgagctgcgcgagggctGGAAGCGGTAGACGAGCCACTCTAAACTGTGTGGTTCGCGGTCTTCTTCCTCCGACACCTGGCGTCAggttgagcagcagcaagcgtCACGCACCTGGTGCAACATCTCTGCAGCAGTGGGCTCGTCTCCGTCTGGGCGTCGCGGTGTTGCTGCCTTGCTCCGGGACCTGAAAAGCGCTCGGAAGGAGAACCGACGTGCGCtgatctgctgctgctgctgctgctgctggggttCGAGCTCCATGGGTGGTTCGACGAGCCGTCTGTCGGGGGACGCGAGCTCTCTCACCGTGTCGAGGGAGGGCGGGAGCGAGGTGCGCCGCACGGGCTTGGTGGTGAGGActggtgccggtgctggGTGTCGAGTGTCGTGTAACAGGAGGCTCTGGTTgaacgcgctcggcgggtgCCGCGGCGAATGGCGGTCATTGCTTAGCTGGTGGCGGGCCTGGCGGTGGActtgcgccgccgcgcgcgacatTTTGGAGGGTGTGAATGGTGGtggaagaaggaggaggaggaaggtggtaACAgtgcagcaacagcagccgTTTTGACTCGAGGCCGTGACTGTGACGAGAAATGTGgagatgtgtgtgtgtgtgtgcgtgtctTGTCTCGTCTTCTGCTTTGGGATAGACTGGTGGTGTTACGGCGTGTGCTCTGCCCCTGATGCCTAGCTGcgattgttgttgttgttgtcttTGTTTGGGGCTGGTATTCCAACTTTGTGGGGACAAGAtgtgacgacgaccgacggcgagcgaggggggGGTCAAAGGACGTAGAGAGGATTGGCGTGTGGCGGCACGCAATGCACACTGCACGCTGGCTGCACGCTgcatgccgcgcgccgctcgccaccgccgcgcgacaGCCACAAGAGGACATTGCGCTCAGGCGTGGTGGAGGCCACATGGCAAAGTGGGAGGGCGACATACGGCGTTTGTTGACGCGTCCAACTTGTCCTCACGCGTCAAGCTGAGCTTTCCTTCAGCTTTGTTGTTGCATTGTTGTTGCCACCAAACTTCCtcaccacacccaccacgcaCAATGTCGGCATTCCCAGGCCGTAACGCAAGACgaccgcccgcgccggcccagcgcccagcccTCACAGACGAGCAGCGCACCGAGGTCCGCGAGGCGTTCGAGCTGTTCGATACCGACAAGGACGGCTTTATTGATTTCCACGAGCTCAAGGTCGCCATGCGCGCGCTTGGGTTCAACCTCCGCAAGCCAGAGGTGCTCAAGCTGCTGCGTGATCATGATCGTGGGGACGGGTTGATGAACCTGGCGGATTTTGAAAAGATCAGTGAGTGGGAGCCGGGGGAAGGCGGAGTCGGGTGAGGCTGGGGGAAGGCGGAGCGGGGTGCatgggtggggggaggcggagcccggaggaggggtgggtggtggcatacGTCTTGATCGCGCAGCGATcataggggtgggtgggcgggcgacatcttgctcgcgcagcagggtgggtgggtcggcGATTCTCCTGCATTGCTCATCAtcgagcacgaggagcacgaggaaggcggaggaagccgaggaaggcctgcaccaacgacgccgccgccgctgccgcacGGACCCTCAACTAACCACCCACAGTGACGGAAAAGATCCTCGCACGCGACCCGATGGAGGAGCTGCGACGCGCCTTCTCCCtctttgacgacgacaacacggGCAAGATCAGCCTCAAGAACCTGCGCCGCGtggccaaggagctcggcgagcacctGGGAGACGAGGAGCTGTGGGTGACTCTCGCTGCAGGAGCATGCTGAcccgcccagccaggccaTGATTGAGGAGTTTGACatggacggcgacggcgagatcAGCCAGGAAGAGTTTATCGCCATcatgctcgacggcgagtaGCCACCTCCATCCACCCCACCACGACACCCTCCGCTGCCTAGCAGCACATGTATATCATGACAATAACAACTGTAAATTCTAGATGACAGTCTGGTTactcgagcacctcctcaACGCccggctcctcctcggggtACCGTGGCCGCGTAGATTCAATGTCGTCTGGCGCTAGTCAGCAATGTCCCTCGCGGCCACTCGCCCGCACCCCTACTCACCGACAAACGAATCGTACGCCCACTCGACGGCCTCTGCGGCCCAGTAAAAGTCGCAGTGCTCGCtcttgtcgagcttggtcACCTTGTGTACCCTCACGTCCGTCTCCTTCGTCTTCAAGCGCTCAAGGAGCggctcggcaaggacgaggtaGTCGCGGCCACCATAGTAGATGGACAGCGGCGGGAAACGCTCGTCGTACCATCgctcgagcgtgtcgtcgagcgtgcaCTTTCTGTCTGCGAACCCGCCCTTGCCGCACCACCAGAAGATGGACGCCGATGACacgggcgtgggcgtgaaGCGGAACATTTTCGTCTTGCGCCGCTTGAGCCAGTTGGTGTCGGTCCACGAGAAGAGGAAGGCGAACATGATGTAGCCCATGGTCGCAAAGATCTGTGCCGGGCAGTAGTCGTACGCGTACCGCATGAGTGGGATAAAGTCGAGGACCCCAAAGAAGCGCTTCCAGGTGTGCCACTCGAGTCTGTTGAGCGTCGTGAACGGGAAGCCGTGCGTCAGCGGCCCGGCGTacacggcgggcgcgagggcaaTGAACACAGAAAGCTTCTTGCCGAGGTTGGGGACCATGCCGAGGGAGAGCGAAATAAAGGTCAGGCCGTTGCCCTGCGAGTGGCCGATAAAGGCAATCTTCTCGTAGCCAGTTTCGCGGCACACATGCTCCACCATGGCCGGGAGGTCGTACATTGCGAGGTCGCGAATTGTCCAGTCTGGCAAAAGTCAGTGAGGCCCCACGGATCCGCTCCACaccccccacaccccacgATCGCGCACTTACCCCAGAAACGCGGGTCTGACCGCGAGTAGCTCCTGTGGCCCATGTCAAAGATGCCGCGCGTGTTGCCAAGGTACACCTGGTACCCCTTCTGCTTTGCGAGCCAGaacgcgagcgagcggtcCTCGGACGTGATGAACGATCCAGACGATTGGAACAGGCCgtggaggatgaggacggggaaaccgccgcgcccgtcggAACGGGGGCGCGCCTCGGGGTCAATGACGCGGTGCATCCTGCGCGGGCAAAGTCAGTCAACAATCCCCAAAGCTGCGCCCAGAGATGTGCACGCACCGCAACAAAAAGCCGTCCTCGGTCTCGACCGTCTGGTTCTCAATGTCCATGCCGACCTTGCGTGCATAGTCTTGAGGCTCTTTCGACACCTTGCGGTCCGCCTTGCGCCAGTGCTTTGCGTCGTCCCACGTGTACTTTGGGTCGCGTTCGAACCGGAGGAACTTGGGGATTGCGTacagcgcctcggcggcaaacgcccacgcgacgacgccaatGAGGAACACGGTCGAGAGTCCCATTGAAATGGCCTGGTTGACACAGAGCCACAGGTACTCCCACCATGACAGCGGCTTGTGCGGCGGAGGCGAGTACGTCCCGAGGGATGTCGGGGGGAAGGtcgggcggaggaggtgctGTGACGGCGTGCCTACGCGGTCGATGAAGATTCTGCGCAGGATTCCGCGGTTCGAGACGTCGCTTGCTGCGGACGAaggccgcgacgacagcggcacCTTGGGGATGCgcagcggcgttggcgacaGTAGGGGTATAGACTCGTCGGTGCCAggcgcgccgttgccgtcgacattgtcgacctCGAAGTCGGGAGTGCGCGCCTCGTTGACGCGCGTGATGCGGGTCTGGCTAAACGTGCGTGTTGCCACCATCGTCTTGACGAATGTACGCGATGTGGGGGTTACAGTGGTtgatgtggtggtggtatAGTTTGTCGTTGTTGTGTTTCGACGTACGGCGTGGGCTCGACGCTGGGGAGTGGGGTCGAGCGAGCTGGAGCcggcgtgggtggtggtgactgTGCGCGAGTGCTCCACCCGCGTGGCGTACGCGTCGAGAGAGCCGAGGTCGTCTAGGTGGGATGGGACCGAGACGCTCGCACGCAGTCGAGGATGCCGAGTCACTAGCGGTTGGAGGGCTAGGTCGTCCGTGTTGTAGTGGTTGTTGTCTGGGTATGGAGTAGTCACAGTGAATGTTGGGACAAGAGTTGTGGTCGCGCTCATGTCAAcaagggagggaggggcaaGGCGATCTGGCGCGCAAAAGTCGGGAATGGCGCTAGTGTGACCACGTGACAGATCCTGAAAGGGATCAGGGGTGAGTGGGACGCTCGGCACGGTGCACAGACGGGCACCGATGggacgatgatgatggcgcGTGGTGATGGACGTCGAGTGAACGAGCCGAGAGAGCGGGCGCCGGGGATCAACGGGGCGGGGaccggggaggaggggacaATGGGCTGTCTGCGACTTGTCGAGTGAGCACTTTGATTGCAGTGCACTTCTGGTTGTTGGTTGGCCAACCAAATCTAAATCTGCTCTGCggcagacaggcaggcaggcgggcaggcgggtcgtggcctcgtcgtcgacgtcgcaaTGTTTGGCTGCGTGCGTCCGCGTCGGGCCTGGGCTGGACTGGCTTTTGATGAGATAAGGGATCTATGCTGtacaacgacgacgcgggtgTGCACAAGTTGAAGGAAAGTACAAGTAGAATGCATAGATATGTGTttggctgttgctgctgctgtatGCATTCATGGTGGGAAGCGTGCCGCGGCAGCCCGCAGCCCACCAActccggcgccgcgaggggcaaatgtcggcggcagcagcaatcGTCACACCTTGTGCTTGTCgtcacaacaacaaacaCACGCTGGAGGGGCTGTGGGAAACAACTCGATCAGGGCGGGCAAGGAGTCACGACGGAGGCGCCGATGGGCACTGAACTGTAAGCCTGAGTCGGTaggcgtgcgccgcgcctACTTACCCGCAGCCAATACCTGTGGCTATGAATGCATAGGCGTAGGTAGAGGGATGCCCTCAtcgacgtgcgcgtcgttgcacggcgtgcgcgggAGCGTCGTGGCGCCGCCAACCGCTCGTCGCACCAGCCACAGACAGATCCAATGACTACCCTGCAAGGAATGTGAAGCTGACCCGTGCACTGACTGCCAGACGAGTGC
This window harbors:
- the cdc31 gene encoding Cell division control protein 31 → MSAFPGRNARRPPAPAQRPALTDEQRTEVREAFELFDTDKDGFIDFHELKVAMRALGFNLRKPEVLKLLRDHDRGDGLMNLADFEKIMTEKILARDPMEELRRAFSLFDDDNTGKISLKNLRRVAKELGEHLGDEELQAMIEEFDMDGDGEISQEEFIAIMLDGE
- the YEH2 gene encoding Sterol esterase 2 yields the protein MVATRTFSQTRITRVNEARTPDFEVDNVDGNGAPGTDESIPLLSPTPLRIPKVPLSSRPSSAASDVSNRGILRRIFIDRVGTPSQHLLRPTFPPTSLGTYSPPPHKPLSWWEYLWLCVNQAISMGLSTVFLIGVVAWAFAAEALYAIPKFLRFERDPKYTWDDAKHWRKADRKVSKEPQDYARKVGMDIENQTVETEDGFLLRMHRVIDPEARPRSDGRGGFPVLILHGLFQSSGSFITSEDRSLAFWLAKQKGYQVYLGNTRGIFDMGHRSYSRSDPRFWDWTIRDLAMYDLPAMVEHVCRETGYEKIAFIGHSQGNGLTFISLSLGMVPNLGKKLSVFIALAPAVYAGPLTHGFPFTTLNRLEWHTWKRFFGVLDFIPLMRYAYDYCPAQIFATMGYIMFAFLFSWTDTNWLKRRKTKMFRFTPTPVSSASIFWWCGKGGFADRKCTLDDTLERWYDERFPPLSIYYGGRDYLVLAEPLLERLKTKETDVRVHKVTKLDKSEHCDFYWAAEAVEWAYDSFVDDIESTRPRYPEEEPGVEEVLE